One region of Pongo pygmaeus isolate AG05252 chromosome 21, NHGRI_mPonPyg2-v2.0_pri, whole genome shotgun sequence genomic DNA includes:
- the WFDC11 gene encoding protein WFDC11 → MVSLMKLWIPMLMTFFCMVLLSVLGEMRKKRYDRKELLLEECWGKPNVKECTNKCSKAFRCEDKNYTCCWTYCGNICWINVETREDY, encoded by the exons ATGGTCAGCCTCATGAAGCTCTGGATACCCATGCTCATGACATTCTTCTGTATGGTGCTACTGTCTGTGCTGggagaaatgaggaagaaaagataTGACA GGAAGGAATTGTTACTTGAAGAGTGCTGGGGAAAGCCAAATGTCAAAGAATGTACCAATAAGTGTTCTAAAGCCTTTAGATGTGAAGACAAAAATTACACATGCTGCTGGACCTATTGTGGAAACATCTGCTGGATAAACGTC GAAACCAGAGAGGATTACTAA